A window of the Nitrospira sp. genome harbors these coding sequences:
- the bcp gene encoding thioredoxin-dependent thiol peroxidase, whose amino-acid sequence MSKDLAVGDQAPELSIPDQHGKTVTLKSFKGKQIVLYFYPKDDTPGCTKESCDFRDVESQILRAGGTIVGVSLDGRESHQKFIKKFGLPFPLLSDEDAAISKAYGVYKEKNMYGKKYWGIERSTFVIDPEGKLKAIFRKVKVDGHADEVLKALKA is encoded by the coding sequence ATGAGCAAAGATCTTGCGGTAGGGGATCAGGCACCGGAACTTTCGATCCCGGATCAGCATGGGAAGACGGTGACTCTGAAGAGCTTCAAGGGCAAACAAATCGTGCTGTATTTCTATCCGAAAGACGATACGCCGGGATGCACGAAAGAGTCCTGCGACTTTCGGGATGTGGAATCGCAGATTCTCCGGGCGGGAGGCACAATCGTCGGAGTGAGTCTGGACGGGAGAGAGTCCCACCAGAAATTCATCAAGAAATTTGGATTGCCGTTTCCGCTCCTCAGCGATGAAGATGCGGCGATCTCCAAGGCGTACGGTGTGTACAAGGAAAAGAACATGTACGGCAAGAAATATTGGGGTATCGAGCGGAGCACGTTCGTCATTGATCCCGAAGGCAAGCTGAAGGCGATCTTTCGGAAGGTCAAAGTCGACGGTCACGCGGATGAAGTGCTCAAGGCGCTGAAAGCCTAA